A stretch of the Marinobacter sp. JH2 genome encodes the following:
- a CDS encoding sodium:solute symporter family protein, translating to MSQFAINLLFVGGSFLIYIGIAIWAKAGSTSDFYVAGGGVHPVTNGMAIGADWMSAASFISMAGLIAAGGYANSTFLMGWTGGYVLLAMLLAPYLRKFGKFTVPEFIGDRYYSANARLVAVICLIVASVTYVIGQMAGAGVAFSRFLEVEATNGLIIAAIVVFIYAVLGGMKGITYTQVAQYCVLIVAYTIPAVFISLHLTGNPIPGLGMFSTHTESGLPLLTKLNQVITDLGFNQYTADVDNKLNMVLFTLSLMIGTAGLPHVIIRFFTVPKVSDARWSGGWALVFIALLYLTAPAVASMARLNLMTTIYPEGTQAQPIEYDQRPGWIATWEETGLISYEDKNSDGRIQLYNDKNADFAATASERGWAGNELVVNNDILVLANPEIANLPGWVIGLIAAGGLAAALSTAAGLLLAISSAVSHDLIKGRLNPNISDKGELLAARISMAVAIVVATWLGANPPGFAAQVVALAFGIAGASLFPALMMGIFSKRVNNVGAISGMLAGLTFTLVYIFTYKGWLFIPGTNTLTDSPENWVLGISPLSIGAIGAIVNFAVAFSVSKVTAEPPVEIQELVESVRYPRGAGTAHDH from the coding sequence ATGAGCCAATTTGCGATTAATTTGCTATTCGTTGGGGGTTCCTTCCTCATCTACATCGGCATTGCCATTTGGGCAAAAGCCGGCAGTACCAGCGACTTCTACGTTGCCGGTGGCGGCGTCCATCCTGTTACAAACGGTATGGCGATTGGCGCCGACTGGATGTCCGCGGCTTCCTTTATCTCCATGGCCGGCCTGATTGCTGCGGGTGGTTATGCCAACTCTACGTTCTTGATGGGCTGGACCGGCGGGTACGTTTTGCTGGCCATGTTACTGGCTCCTTACTTGCGCAAGTTCGGCAAGTTCACGGTTCCGGAATTCATCGGTGACCGATATTACAGTGCCAATGCACGCCTCGTGGCTGTTATTTGCTTGATTGTTGCGTCGGTTACTTACGTCATCGGCCAGATGGCGGGCGCAGGTGTCGCTTTTTCTCGCTTTTTGGAAGTTGAAGCAACCAACGGTTTGATTATCGCCGCTATTGTCGTCTTCATCTACGCTGTACTCGGTGGCATGAAAGGCATCACGTACACCCAAGTCGCACAGTACTGTGTGCTCATCGTGGCCTACACCATTCCGGCGGTCTTTATCTCCCTTCACCTGACTGGCAACCCGATTCCGGGTCTCGGTATGTTTTCTACTCACACCGAATCTGGCCTGCCGCTACTGACGAAGCTGAATCAAGTCATCACCGATCTAGGCTTCAACCAATACACCGCCGATGTCGATAACAAGTTGAACATGGTGTTGTTCACCCTGTCACTGATGATCGGTACCGCCGGCTTACCACACGTCATCATCCGCTTCTTCACAGTTCCCAAAGTATCGGATGCGCGTTGGTCCGGCGGCTGGGCGCTGGTCTTCATTGCTCTGCTTTATCTGACGGCGCCAGCCGTAGCGTCTATGGCTCGCTTGAACCTGATGACGACCATCTATCCTGAAGGCACTCAGGCTCAGCCGATCGAATACGATCAGCGTCCTGGCTGGATTGCCACCTGGGAAGAAACTGGCCTGATCTCGTACGAAGATAAAAACAGCGATGGCCGTATCCAGCTGTATAACGATAAGAATGCAGACTTCGCCGCTACCGCTTCCGAGCGTGGCTGGGCAGGCAACGAACTGGTCGTCAACAACGACATCCTGGTTTTGGCGAACCCTGAAATTGCCAACCTGCCGGGATGGGTTATTGGCTTGATTGCCGCAGGCGGTTTGGCTGCAGCACTGTCTACTGCCGCCGGGTTATTACTGGCAATATCGTCTGCTGTGAGTCACGATTTAATCAAAGGCCGACTTAACCCCAACATCAGCGATAAAGGCGAATTGCTCGCGGCCCGAATTTCAATGGCTGTCGCGATTGTGGTTGCCACATGGCTAGGCGCAAATCCCCCGGGTTTCGCCGCTCAAGTAGTGGCGCTGGCCTTCGGGATAGCAGGAGCCTCACTGTTCCCCGCGTTGATGATGGGTATCTTCTCCAAGCGGGTAAATAATGTGGGCGCAATTTCCGGCATGCTGGCGGGCCTTACCTTTACCTTGGTGTATATTTTCACCTACAAAGGCTGGCTGTTCATTCCGGGCACCAACACCCTGACGGACTCCCCTGAAAACTGGGTACTGGGGATTTCCCCTCTGTCTATTGGTGCAATTGGTGCAATCGTTAACTTTGCGGTAGCCTTCAGTGTATCGAAAGTGACGGCTGAACCGCCGGTAGAAATTCAGGAATTGGTTGAAAGCGTCCGTTACCCTCGCGGTGCCGGTACAGCCCACGATCACTGA
- a CDS encoding PAS domain-containing hybrid sensor histidine kinase/response regulator — translation MISAWLLVLISITYISLLFFIAWAGDKHPRLYRHTLARTHIYSLSLAVYFTSWTFYGAVGRATQEGFGFASIYLGPLLVFLFFAPLLRRIIHISKRNNSTSIADFIASRYGKSQLLAAMVAAVALIGSVPYIALQLKAIALGFSVLSDNSHPLTGLSTIWNDSAWYITLTLAVFTVLFGTRHLESTEHHRGMIQAIAFESLIKLVAFIAVGLFVGYGLFNGFGDLFQKAADADLIGTLTTGSFDAPAFITQTLVAMLAIICLPRQFHVMVVENADHRDFDVARWAMPVYLIIATAFVIPIAAAGLLYADSLGTNPDVVILQLPIMAGQQWLAILAFLGGGSAAAAMVIVCSVAISTMVSNEIIMPGLLKFFRPRMNRRADLSYLLLTIRRVAIFVVLLTAYGFYRMAGQDYSLTAFGLLSFAAAAQFGPALVGGILWRQGNATGAIWGLGLGFSVWCYTLLLPALVSTGWIDDGLINNGLFGWSWTRPTALFGSELDQMTHGILWSLGINTAAYLLLSVITRQRIREKIQLAAFFQEFDPRHDNPANHSWQGEVLVSDLQALTDRFMGEERSESVFHNYERRNAIRLYPHREASTHLRKYIERQLASVIGASTARVVLESTLTGRDMQIEDVVSIVDEASQAMTFSRELLQSAIENISLGVSVVNHQQQLVVWNQRYQELFSYPKGYIRVGRPVEDLIRYNLMNANLSARRIDEIIEGRCASMRAGEAMSYERQRPDGTVIRIDGSPIPGGGYVTTFQDITPMRRTEQALKETNIYLEQRVRERTQELQVINEQMLKAKSVAEQANQSKTRFLAAASHDLLQPLNAARLFTSALSGKAVNGETSELIQHIDSSLGAAEEIISTLLDISKLDAGALEPDITVFPVNDLLSHLATEFSAIAKDQGLELNVVPSSAWVRSDAKLLRRAVQNFLSNAIRYCDSGRILMGCRRLRGYLRIEIWDTGPGMSEDQLTHIFEEFRRFQHGQDKKGLGLGLAIVDRISGMLNHPVTVLSTQGKGSVFGITVPLTAAEKTHTEISRSQPVSRRVASLGGLHVLCIDNDSAILQGMVALLGNWKCDVTAAESLETALKKLEGRKPNIILADYQLDDNQNGLDAMDNVRTELGTQIPGILITGYMAPEVREDAINRGYQILYKPVKPAALRALVNKLLKQTQ, via the coding sequence ATGATTAGTGCCTGGCTGCTTGTCTTAATATCGATCACCTACATTTCACTGCTGTTTTTCATTGCCTGGGCAGGCGACAAGCATCCGAGGCTGTACCGCCACACTCTGGCCCGCACACATATCTACAGCCTTTCTCTGGCGGTTTACTTCACCTCCTGGACGTTTTACGGAGCTGTAGGACGTGCTACTCAGGAAGGCTTCGGCTTTGCGTCGATTTACCTCGGCCCGCTCCTGGTTTTTCTCTTTTTTGCGCCGTTGCTTCGCCGAATTATTCATATCAGCAAACGCAACAACAGTACCTCAATCGCCGATTTCATCGCGTCACGGTATGGTAAGTCCCAATTGCTGGCGGCCATGGTTGCTGCAGTCGCACTGATCGGCAGCGTGCCCTATATAGCCTTACAACTCAAAGCGATCGCTCTTGGTTTCAGTGTTTTGTCAGATAATAGCCACCCCCTGACTGGTCTCAGCACGATCTGGAACGATTCCGCATGGTATATCACCCTCACCCTCGCCGTATTTACTGTTCTATTTGGAACCCGGCACCTGGAATCTACCGAACATCATCGAGGCATGATTCAGGCGATTGCCTTCGAATCGTTGATTAAATTGGTTGCGTTCATCGCCGTCGGGCTATTCGTTGGCTACGGATTGTTTAATGGATTCGGCGACTTATTCCAAAAAGCCGCCGATGCAGACTTAATCGGAACGCTCACGACCGGCAGCTTCGATGCACCAGCGTTCATCACCCAAACGCTGGTAGCCATGCTGGCGATTATCTGTCTGCCACGGCAATTCCACGTCATGGTGGTTGAGAACGCAGATCATCGAGACTTCGATGTTGCCCGATGGGCTATGCCGGTGTATTTGATCATCGCAACCGCATTCGTAATCCCGATTGCCGCAGCAGGTCTTTTATATGCAGACAGCCTGGGTACCAATCCCGACGTTGTGATCCTGCAACTGCCAATAATGGCCGGCCAGCAGTGGCTTGCGATACTCGCCTTTCTTGGAGGCGGTTCTGCAGCAGCGGCGATGGTGATTGTCTGCTCGGTTGCCATATCCACGATGGTAAGCAACGAAATCATCATGCCCGGGCTTCTAAAATTCTTCAGACCGAGGATGAACCGTCGAGCGGACTTGAGCTACCTGCTACTAACCATTCGGCGCGTCGCTATCTTCGTCGTTTTGTTAACCGCCTACGGTTTTTATCGCATGGCGGGACAAGACTACAGCCTGACCGCTTTCGGGCTGCTATCTTTCGCCGCCGCCGCACAGTTCGGCCCCGCTCTAGTCGGTGGCATTCTATGGCGACAAGGTAATGCGACAGGCGCTATCTGGGGGCTTGGCCTGGGCTTCTCCGTTTGGTGTTACACCCTGCTATTACCGGCACTGGTTTCTACAGGCTGGATAGATGATGGACTAATCAACAACGGCCTGTTCGGTTGGAGCTGGACACGGCCAACAGCCTTATTTGGTTCAGAACTCGATCAGATGACCCACGGCATACTGTGGAGTCTAGGAATCAATACAGCAGCCTATTTACTGTTATCTGTGATAACCCGCCAACGTATTCGGGAAAAAATTCAGCTTGCCGCATTCTTCCAGGAATTTGATCCCCGACATGACAACCCCGCCAACCACAGCTGGCAGGGTGAAGTGCTGGTGTCTGACCTTCAGGCACTGACGGATCGTTTTATGGGGGAGGAACGCTCGGAAAGCGTGTTCCATAATTACGAGCGCCGAAACGCAATTCGACTTTACCCTCACAGGGAAGCATCTACCCACCTGCGGAAATACATTGAACGACAGCTGGCTTCGGTTATTGGGGCATCCACCGCTAGGGTTGTACTTGAATCGACCCTGACCGGCCGTGACATGCAGATTGAAGACGTTGTAAGCATCGTGGATGAAGCGTCCCAGGCGATGACCTTCAGCCGCGAACTTCTGCAATCAGCTATAGAAAACATCAGTTTGGGTGTGTCGGTCGTCAATCACCAGCAACAATTAGTTGTCTGGAATCAACGCTACCAAGAGCTTTTCAGCTACCCCAAAGGCTATATAAGGGTCGGTCGTCCGGTCGAAGACCTGATACGCTATAACTTAATGAACGCTAACCTATCCGCTCGTCGTATTGATGAAATCATCGAGGGCCGCTGTGCCAGTATGCGGGCAGGCGAAGCGATGTCGTACGAGCGTCAACGCCCGGATGGCACCGTTATACGTATCGATGGCAGCCCCATCCCCGGTGGCGGCTATGTAACGACCTTCCAAGACATCACGCCAATGCGACGCACCGAGCAGGCGCTAAAAGAAACCAATATCTATCTCGAGCAGCGCGTTCGTGAACGGACACAAGAACTGCAAGTAATTAACGAGCAAATGCTCAAAGCCAAGTCCGTTGCAGAGCAGGCTAACCAAAGTAAGACCCGTTTTCTGGCCGCAGCCAGCCACGATTTGTTGCAACCCCTGAATGCCGCTCGATTATTCACCTCTGCCCTATCAGGAAAAGCGGTAAACGGCGAAACGTCCGAACTGATTCAGCACATCGACAGCTCCCTGGGCGCTGCGGAAGAAATCATTAGTACGTTGCTGGACATATCAAAACTCGATGCGGGCGCCTTGGAACCCGACATTACCGTGTTTCCGGTAAATGATCTTCTGAGCCATCTTGCGACCGAGTTTTCTGCTATCGCCAAAGATCAAGGTCTGGAACTCAATGTGGTGCCCAGTTCGGCTTGGGTTCGGTCTGATGCAAAGCTACTCAGGCGGGCGGTTCAGAACTTCCTGTCTAATGCGATCAGGTATTGCGATAGCGGCCGAATTCTAATGGGGTGCCGCCGCCTAAGGGGCTACCTCAGAATCGAGATTTGGGACACCGGTCCCGGAATGTCCGAGGATCAATTAACCCACATTTTTGAAGAGTTTCGTCGGTTCCAGCATGGACAAGACAAAAAAGGACTGGGATTAGGCCTAGCCATCGTTGATCGTATCAGCGGCATGCTTAATCACCCGGTAACGGTGCTATCAACACAGGGGAAAGGCAGCGTTTTCGGCATAACGGTCCCTCTTACTGCTGCGGAGAAAACACACACAGAGATAAGCCGTAGCCAACCAGTATCACGGCGCGTTGCCAGCCTTGGTGGTCTGCACGTGCTCTGCATCGACAATGATTCCGCCATTCTGCAAGGCATGGTTGCCCTGCTGGGTAACTGGAAGTGCGATGTTACGGCTGCGGAGAGCTTGGAAACGGCGCTAAAAAAACTAGAAGGACGCAAGCCGAATATCATCCTCGCCGACTACCAACTCGATGACAACCAGAACGGTCTTGATGCGATGGACAATGTACGAACGGAGCTTGGAACCCAGATCCCAGGAATACTTATTACCGGGTATATGGCACCAGAAGTTCGTGAAGACGCGATTAATCGCGGTTATCAGATTCTGTATAAACCCGTTAAGCCAGCCGCTTTAAGAGCACTGGTGAACAAGCTACTGAAACAAACACAGTAA
- a CDS encoding DUF4212 domain-containing protein: MSGHSYDAENYWKSNLRLIFGSLIVWASVSYGAAILLRPMLAGIEVGGTDLGFWFAQQGSIITFIILIFFYAWRMNKIDEKFGVHEE, encoded by the coding sequence ATGTCAGGACATAGCTACGACGCTGAAAACTACTGGAAATCCAATCTTCGCCTAATCTTCGGAAGCCTGATCGTTTGGGCTTCGGTTTCATATGGCGCTGCAATTCTCCTACGCCCAATGCTTGCCGGCATTGAAGTAGGTGGTACCGATCTAGGCTTCTGGTTCGCCCAGCAAGGTTCCATCATTACTTTCATCATTCTGATTTTCTTCTACGCATGGCGCATGAACAAAATCGATGAAAAATTCGGCGTACACGAGGAGTAA
- a CDS encoding 3'-5' exonuclease yields MFSNFKRWLFPERNVDTTIDTENLPTPKTVGEQKLFRSRLIVLDLETTGLNMAKDEVIAIGAVAIEKGAIHLDDQFDLILRRPELDIRETVLIHGIGPEALTQGQETKEALLHLLEWMDGDPILAYHAEFDKRFLERTLKVQLGYSRSHVWMDVAELMPAFFPKADPKGKGLDHWSDLFGLEVSERHHAAADAMATAELILIALNAAKRLNVKTLKDLSQKLRYQRRLQKMKRF; encoded by the coding sequence ATGTTTTCGAACTTTAAACGTTGGCTTTTTCCTGAACGCAACGTCGATACAACGATCGATACGGAAAATCTGCCAACACCCAAAACGGTAGGAGAGCAAAAACTTTTCCGTTCCCGTCTGATCGTTCTAGACCTCGAAACAACCGGTTTAAACATGGCCAAGGATGAAGTGATCGCCATTGGAGCGGTGGCCATTGAGAAAGGCGCGATACATCTGGACGATCAGTTCGATCTGATTCTTCGACGTCCTGAATTAGACATCCGTGAAACCGTGCTGATTCATGGTATAGGCCCGGAAGCCCTCACACAGGGCCAGGAAACAAAAGAAGCGTTGCTACACCTGCTGGAATGGATGGACGGTGATCCGATCTTGGCCTATCACGCCGAGTTTGATAAACGGTTTCTCGAGAGGACGTTAAAAGTCCAACTCGGCTACTCTCGCTCCCACGTTTGGATGGACGTTGCAGAACTGATGCCCGCTTTTTTCCCGAAAGCAGATCCTAAAGGCAAGGGGCTGGATCATTGGTCGGATCTTTTCGGACTGGAAGTTAGTGAACGGCATCACGCGGCTGCCGATGCGATGGCAACCGCAGAACTCATCTTGATCGCCCTTAACGCGGCCAAGCGATTAAACGTAAAAACACTGAAAGATCTCTCTCAAAAGCTGCGTTATCAACGACGTTTACAGAAAATGAAGAGATTTTAG